The DNA window aattctcgaaaattttcgccaaaaatacaaaggggttaaccttcctttttttttaaccgaaaaatctttcgtcttagaattgatttgtatgacccttacCCGACCAAttagaccctcaggaactcagaaaacgcagcgaaaagagcgtgcAACCAACGGGAGAGATAGGGCAAGCGAAAAatcacctgctgaaaaatgtcgaaaacacaggttcacgttttttggctgtaacttttgatgcgttgatcgcagcgtattgggactgcgcccaatcgatttctcacgcaaaattacgtcggaatagtgccagaaagaatttattcaagcacttttcaaattcgcgaaaattttcgccaaaaatacaaaggggttaaccttcctttttttttgaccaaaaaatctttcgtcttagaattgatttgtatgaccctttcctgaccaattggacccccgggaactcggaaaatgcagcgaaaagagcgtggaatCAACAGGAAGGAAGTTacaaaggaaaaagcacctgctgaaaaatgtcgaaaactcaggttctcgtttttcggctgtaacttttgatgcgttgatcgcagcatattgggactgcgcccaatcgatttctcacgcaaaatcacgtcggaatagtgccagaaagaatttattcaagcacttttcaaatacgcgaaaattttcgcaaaaaatgcataggggttaaccttcctttttttttgaccaaaaaatctttcgtcttagaattgatttgtatggCCCTTACCCGACCAAttagaccctcaggaactcagaaaacgcagcaaaaagagcgtgcAACCAACGGGAGAGATAGGGCAAGCGAAAAATctcctgctgaaaaatgtcgaaaacacaggttcacgttttttggctgtaacttttgatgcgttgatcgcagcgtattgggactgcgcccaatcgatttctctcgcaaaatcacgtcggaatagtgccagaaagaatttattcaagcacttttcaaattcgcgaaaattttcgccaaaaatacaaaggggttaaccttcctttttttttgaccaaaaaatctttcgtcttagaattgatttgtatgaccctttcctcaccaattggacccccgggaactcggaaaatgcagcgaaaagagcgtggaatCAACAGGAAGGAAGTTacaaaggaaaaagcacctgctgaaaaatgtcgaaaactcaggttctcgtttttcggctgtaacttttgatgcgttgatcgcagcgtattgggactgcgcccaatcgatttctcacgcaaaatcacgtcggaatagtgccagaaagaatttattcaagcacttttcaaatacgcgaaaattttcgcaaaaaatgcataggggttaaccttcctttttttttgaccaaaaaatctttcgtcttagaattgatttgtatggCCCTTACCCGACCAAttagaccctcaggaactcagaaaacgcagcaaaaagagcgtgcAACCAACGGGAGAGATAGGGCAAGCGAAAAATctcctgctgaaaaatgtcgaaaacacaggttcacgttttttggctgtaacttttgatgcgttgatcgcagcgtattgggactgcgcccaatcgatttctctcgcaaaatcacgtcggaatagtgccagaaagaatttattcaagcacttttcaaattcgcgaaaattttcgccaaaaatacaaaggggttaaccttcctttttttttgaccaaaaaatctttcgtcttagaattgatttgtatgaccctttcctcaccaattggacccccgggaactcggaaaatgcagcgaaaagagcgtggaatCAACAGGAAGGAAGTTacaaaggaaaaagcacctgctgaaaaatgtcgaaaactcaggttctcgtttttcggctgtaacttttgatgcgttgatcgcagcgtattgggactgcgcccaatcgattcctcacgcaaaattacgtcggaatagtgccagaaagaatttattcaagcacttttcaaattcgcgaaaattttcgccaaaaatacaaaggggttaaccttcctttttttttgaccaaaaaatctttcgtcttagaattgatttgtatgaccctttcctgaccaattggacccccgggaactcggaaaatgcagcgaaaagagcgtagaatcaaaaggaaagaagttacgaaggaaaaagcacctgctgaaaaatgtcgaaaactcaggttctcgttttttggctgtaacttttgatgcgttgctcgcagcgcactgggactgcgcccaatcgatttctcttgcgaaattacgtcggaatagtgcatgaaagaatttgttccggcacttttcaaaatcgcgaaaattttcgccaaaaatgcaaaggggttaaccttcctttttttttgaccaaaaaatctttcgtcttagaattgatttgtatgaccctttcctgaccaattggacccccgggaactcggaaaatgcagcgaaaagagcgtggaatCAACAGGAAGGAAGTTacaaaggaaaaagcacctgctgaaaaatgtcgaaaactcaggttctcgtttttcggctgtaacttttgatgcgttgatcgcagcgtattgggactgcgcccaatcgatttctcacgcaaaatcacgtcggaatagtgccagaaagaatttattcaagcacttttcaaatacgcgaaaattttcgcaaaaaatgcataggggttaaccttcctttttttttgaccaaaaaatctttcgtcttagaattgatttgtatggCCCTTACCCGACCAAttagaccctcaggaactcagaaaacgcagcaaaaagagcgtgcAACCAACGGGAGAGATAGGGCAAGCGAAAAATctcctgctgaaaaatgtcgaaaacacaggttcacgttttttggctgtaacttttgatgcgttgatcgcagcgtattgggactgcgcccaatcgatttctctcgcaaaatcacgtcggaatagtgccagaaagaatttattcaagcacttttcaaatacgcgaaaattttcgcaaaaaatgcaaaggggttaaccttcctttttttttgaccaaaaaatctttcgtctgagaattgatttgtatgaccctttcctgaccaattggacccccgggaactcggaaaacgcagcgaaaagagcgtgaaaTCAACAGGAAGGAAGTTacaaaggaaaaagcacctgccgaaaaatgtcgaaaactcaggttctcgtttttcggctgtaacttttgatgcgttgatcgcagcgtattgggactgcgccctatcgatttctctcgcagaattacgtcggaatagtgcacgaaagaatttattccggcactttttacaaaatcatgaaaattttcgccaaacaTGCataggggttagccttacttttttgccgattttcgaccgaaaacttttggtctcagaatcgatttgtatgaccctttcctgaccgattggacccccaggaactcggaaaatgcagcgaaaagagcgtggaatCAACAGGAAGGAAGTTacaaaggaaaaagcacctgctgaaaaatgtcgaaaactcaggttctcgtttttcggctgtaacttttgatgcgttgatcgcagcatATTGgcactgcgcccaatcgattcctcacgcaaaattacgtcggaatagtgccagaaagaatttattcaagcacttttcaaattcgcgaaaatgttcgccaaaaatgcaaagggcAAAAATGCCTTACTTTTTTGCCGATTTTCGACcgaaaacttttggtctcagaatcgatttgtatgaccctttcctgaccgattggacccccaggaactcggaaaatgcagcgaaaagagcgtggaatCAACAGGAAGGAAGTTacaaaggaaaaagcacctgctgaaaaatgtcgaaaactcaggttctcgtttttcggctgtaacttttgatgcgttgatcgcagcatATTGgcactgcgcccaatcgattcctcacgcaaaattacgtcggaatagtgccagaaagaatttattcaagcacttttcaaattcgcgaaaatgttcgccaaaaatgcaaagggcAAAAATGCCTTACTTTTTTGCCGATTTTCGACcgaaaacttttggtctcagattcgatttgtatgaccctttcctgaccaattggacccccaggaactcggaaaacgcagcgaaaagagcgtggaatCAACAGGAAGGAAGTTacaaaggaaaaagcacctgctgaaaaatgtcaaagactcaggttctcgtttttcggctgtaacttttgatacGTTGGTCGCAGCATATTGGAACTGCACccagtcgatttctcttgcaaaattacgtcggaatagtgcctgaaggAATTATCGTGTATTGATGGTAATAATTGATGTAGGAAATAGAGTTTAACGCAGACGTGTTTTTGAAGCAATCTTTAATATAGCAACATAGTCAGTCTTACAATAATAAGCCAAAATACAATCTTCATATTAAGCTGTTTGGAGCAaatgaaagatatttttcaaattcattctgGTTCCAAAAGATACATCATTTTTGCAACGGTATAATTTCATCCGCTCCATGGACAAATTTTACAccttatacatgtatatcatGAGTTACCATTGGCAACTTAAATTTCATTGACTGGATTCTGAGTTGCCAAAAATCCTGAAACctagaataaaatcaaatttatacaacgttttggcgtgaataaaatatgctagtttgcaaacaaaaaaaaaaaaaaataattaaaaatatccgtgtgttatattgtacattttattaaaaactgAAGATCTTCCTCCATACTGTTTATAATTCTACAGCTGgtttcaaatataataattaactaCATTAAAAATACGTATTCTTAGAtaataatttagaaaaaatatgaaattatctcagcaaattacaaaatatgtgATCAGATACGTTTTTCCTCTGCgacaaattcaatttgaagCTAGCTGTATACATCGTAAATTAATATCATGGTATTATTATCGCCTTTCTTCATCTAAGAATACAGCGGTAGAAAGAGTgccaaactttttttatttatacacctCAGACTTTGTAGTGACATCAGAACAGGAGTGTGTTAAACTTTTCTATGTATGTAAAACATCTATGTATCTACGTACTTGCAGTTGttccgaaaaaattatacacgaaACGCACTACATGATTATAAAACTATGCTCAAGCTATCAAAGGTTTTGTTGTTTACATACATTGGATATAAATACTGTTCCTAAAAACTCTTTCTTCGACCATATCCTTAGTCTATAAACTAAAATAGAGAAGATAGTTGATAcaaatatatagatatattatattataatagatAGGTATTTGATGAAACATTTAAAGCCTTACGTAAAATTTACATTGTGtgttgtatatattttttcatcattcaaaCATGTAGCCGCGATTACTGTGTATTGGCAAATTTcctcttttttcacttttttcaaattaaattataatacatatacttTTTTACTGCTAGCATAGCGTTTTAATATAactatttatatacacacacatatatatgtatatatataggaatattcaaaaattggtagatattttttaaagtaCAGCATTAGTAGTATCAAATTCACTAAACTGGCTATAGAAAATTGATCCGATGTTCCTTGTCAAGATATGCACTTGTGttcttattaaaaattaattgaatacattatacatttcAATAGTTACAAGAGATATCAGGTTTACAACGTTAACATGAATTACCAAACATATGAATAGTTGTTTTTTCAGACATTATTGTTATGTTTAGTTGCATGGTATTCGTAATACTCAGCTTTGAATTAATCGCGTTTACTTTTTTATCACCATTGAAATGTACTACATATCGCAAAAACTGAATTTATCGATGTATAGGAATAGACATTAGGCATATTATCTAATTATTTACTCGCCGTGAAAATTTATAGTGAATGTGTATACCGAATAATATTGACTAACTaagaattacaaattacaagaaattgagtaacaaatatttttggcGGTAAATTTgcgtaatttttcattcttgtgTCCTAGCTAAAATATCTTATGCTAATTGGATTCTACGTGCACGTGTTTACGTGCAATaatggtaaataaaatttgtatgaagtgatgaaaataacggaataagatttttcttgTCAAGTAACTAATCGCAGGATTATGTCGAAAAATGTGAGATTAATCTtcatatgaaattaaaatctcAATATGTAATTTCAGCTTTTTTTGAAAGCGACTTTACCATATAACTTTCCacgtaaaataatttgatacaaTCACGATTTTTAGAGAGTTCGAATAATTCGTTGGTTATTAAAACCTTCGGGTCACCAGGAGACCGTTAATTAGAGCGCCAAATGGTTAAAGTTTGACTTATAAAGATAAATATCCACGCAGTAACTATTATTTACGTTTTCTTGTGCAGCACTTCTACTACATGCTTCTATAAGATTCTAAGTTTCTCAAGGCTCATTCATACATTGAGCTACGTTTCAATTCTTATTTgtgaaataatattgtttGCATGCGTGTACCTTGGATAAAAGtaggaaaaaagttttgaaagatTATTAGTGTCTGCAAAACGCGACAATTCAGATGATTTCGAAACGCTTGTTCTatagaattgaaattgaaatgtaGCCCAGGTAAACACACACAGTGGCCACGATCAACTATGTTCCAAGTAGTTATGTATTTATATCAAAACTGagcaatttattgtaaaaatggCAATGACAGTATCATAGGAATAATAATcaggatttgaaaaattcactatTAAAAAGCTTGTAATTTTGTATACAATGTTCATAACGCGTCAAAACTTTGGTATGTGTACTCGAACTGTGGCTCAAGGCAATATAATATGCACgggtgtatgtataataatatgtatgtatgaaacATGGATGCTGCCAccatgtgaaatatttttcaatctctcGCATACAGCttagtttttaaattcaagTGATTCAAACCTCGATACATCATcatatattattcaaattacaaGATAGGtatgcaaaaattaaaatataggtattaaaaataaaattgatatttacgTTAGAGACTAACATGGACCACGTCAATTGATATTTGgttgatttgtttttatagGTAGCAAATCTTCAATTGGATATAGGAGTCCACCCTTTTAGTAGATGAATATGTGTCtgtgtaataaatttgaagCGATTTAGAATAACGATTCTGgcatgtttttttcattttgtaatgTTGCATGCTTCTGTTTTACAAGTTAGAAACAAATCGTTGGATACACTCCTTTTAAGCTAATATCTTACAGAAATGTAGCACACCCCACGGATTTTAATCTGTAATTGATATTGATCATAGCGGGGTGCTGCTTTTATTGATTTTACAACTTTTCCATTAGACagaaatttattgataaaatatttgcatGACGCTTAACGAGTCTTTTTGATTAAACTTAGCAGCCCAATataataacatatttttttttcaatctgtgATGAAACTTTTTAACATTACAAGATTATTCTTACTTTTCACAGACAATCGTGTGCAGGTCTTTTTAATTTGTAGATTAGCTGACACTGCTGATTCAACtcgattctttttctttggAATCTGAAACAAATACATTAAACAAATAGAAACAAAGTAATCGTATTTTTATgtaagaacaaaaattttaaatacttcGTCAGACTTTGGTAGAACTACTAACTTAGCTACTAGATACACAGATCATTTCAATTTAGTCACTGTACCGGTGTCTGATTTGTCTTCCGATGTTCCGTTAGTCAGTTCTGGTTCCTTCTTCTTATCGCCATCAGTTGATTCCACACTAGAAGCCTTTTTATCGTCAACGCTCGCAGCCTTCTTTTCCTTTGCCTTACCCTTGGCGGGCGTAGCTGGTTTCGGTTTGGGTTCCAGGCTAGGATCCAAAACAAtctttccaatatttttccGGTCATGCATCTTCTGCATGGCTTCTGGGACGTCTTCTAATGCCCAAGTAGAATCCACAACGGGTTTTATCTTTCCGTCAGCCCATAATTTGTACACTTTCTCAACGGCTTGTCTAACGAAACCCTGTCCGCCGTGTTGATGCATCAGATGACGTAAATTGAAACCAGAAATAGATTTGTTTTCATCGAACAATTTTGGAGGAGACACCTTGTCGACTTGCCACCACTGCAAAGAATATATGCAATGTTAACAGTTGCAGTCCATATATAAATACGGTATCGAAGAATATCTCTACTCACGGATCGGGCAGCCGAAAACAAGCTCTTAGTTTCGCCAGTTACAAGGTTGCTTGAACCGTACAGGATATATTTCCCCATCGGTTTAAGTAGAGCATATCCTCTGTTGCATTCTTCGCCACACATGCAATCCAAAACGATATCTACTCCTTCTGGAGAAACCCTGAAATAATTAGCAATTGTGTCATAATTAGAATATTCcctgtaaaaatttaagaattcattttcttcaatgAGCTGTGggaattgtaatattttttctcagaagTTACTTTACAATctcggaataaaaattacccGTCATTATCGAGTCAAgtcaatttcaatatattcaaTTGAATGAACTTGACAATCAGTGAAGTTGTTCTTTacttgataaaaaatactatATTTGGGTGTATCGTTAATTGTTGAACGTACTTTCTCACTTCTGCGCTGTAATCAGGTCCTCGTTCCAACAAGTGATCAATGGTTCCAGCTTCTTTCAGAGCCTCGTGTTTAGACTTACTGCATACTCCGAAAATTACGACATCCTTCACAGTTTTCGCTAATTGAACAACCGCTTGGCCCTAAAagtgaatagaaaaaataaacttaattTCGAGATACAAAGATAATCGCTCTGACCATGATGGTC is part of the Neodiprion virginianus isolate iyNeoVirg1 chromosome 5, iyNeoVirg1.1, whole genome shotgun sequence genome and encodes:
- the LOC124304678 gene encoding synaptic vesicle membrane protein VAT-1 homolog-like yields the protein MAEEKNETSPTVEGDKTGQDIAAKDENEAKNEKTEGQKESADEKKAEENGDGEKSKENGEEKPSPEPKDMRAIVLNGFGGLKSVKVLRKPEPALGEGEVLIRVKACGLNFQDLMARQGAIDSLPKTPFIMGVECAGDIEQVGEGVENFKVGDRVVALPDHRAWAELVAVPATSVFALPDGMSYLDATTITMNYTVAYILLFELANLSPGKSLLVHSAGGGVGQAVVQLAKTVKDVVIFGVCSKSKHEALKEAGTIDHLLERGPDYSAEVRKVSPEGVDIVLDCMCGEECNRGYALLKPMGKYILYGSSNLVTGETKSLFSAARSWWQVDKVSPPKLFDENKSISGFNLRHLMHQHGGQGFVRQAVEKVYKLWADGKIKPVVDSTWALEDVPEAMQKMHDRKNIGKIVLDPSLEPKPKPATPAKGKAKEKKAASVDDKKASSVESTDGDKKKEPELTNGTSEDKSDTDSKEKESS